The Dysgonomonadaceae bacterium PH5-43 DNA segment TACGGCAATAATAGCAATAGGTATTGCGGCTTCAAATACTTGTCCTACCTTGAGACCGAGGTATGCGGCGGCGGCAGAAAACAAAACTGCCATTAAGATTCCCCAGATAACCGACCAAGGGGTTACTTCCTTATAGGTCTTGTTATGCGACATTACGGGTTCGTACTCTTCTCCTGGTTTTAACTCTCGGTTAGCATTATCGGGCAATCCGGGAAGCTTTTCTGTGTCTTTGTTCATATTATTAAATGATTGTTTGTAAATGTTTCAGATAACAAAAGTAAAACAAAACGAGCAAAGAACAAATAATTGTAAAAAAACAGTTACTTTTGTACGAAGTTATTATACGAAATAGAAGAAGAATGACAAATAAATACCCATCGGCTTTGCTCGAAAATGCAGTGAACGAATTTGCCAAACTTCCCGGTATAGGCAGAAAAACAGCTTTACGTCTTGTGCTTCATTCATTAAAACGTTCGGTAGAAGAGGTTGAGGCTTTTGGAAATGCTATGATAAATCTTCGTAACGATGTGAACTACTGTAAAGTATGCCACAATATATGCGACGATGAAGTCTGCGATATTTGCAGCGACCCATCGCGCGACTCTTCTTTGGTTTGTGTGGTAGAGAATATAAAAGAAGTAATGGCTATTGAGAATACAGGGCAATTCAGAGGATTGTACCACGTGCTTGGTGGAATTATATCTCCGATGGAAGGGATAGGACCTTCTAACTTAGAAATAAATAGTTTGGTAGAAAGGGTAGGTGAGGATAATGTAAAAGAAATTATTCTTGCTCTTAGCACAACAATGGAGGGCGATACAACCAACTTTTACATATATCGAAAACTTGCCGATAAAGACGTTAAAGTATCTGTGATAGCTCGTGGTGTTTCTATAGGTGATGAAATAGAGTATGCAGATGAAATTACACTCGGTCGTTCTATCGTTAATAGAACTAACTTTAAAGACTCTTTGAAAGTATAAATTAAAACATATAAAGTATTATGACTATTGCTGTAGATTTTGATGGAACCATTGTAGAACACGAATATCCGAAGATAGGTAAACCTATACCTTTTGCGATAGATGTTCTGAAAAAATTACAACAGGAAGAACAACATATCCTGATATTGTGGACAATGAGAGAGGGTGCGCTTCTTCAGGAAGCAATAGATTATTGTGAAGCTAAAGGTTTAACTTTTTATGCTCACAATAAAAACTTCCCTAAAGAGGAGTATGAAGAAGGTTCTCCTCGTAAACTTGGCGTGGATTTATTTATAGACGACAGAAATGTTGGTGGACTACCCGATTGGGGAGTTATATATAGAGTTATAAAATCAGGACGAAACAGTTTCGATGGTATAGAAAACATAATGGAGAAGTCTCGTAAACAAAATAAAAAGAATTGGCTAATATCTTTAGGCGAAGCTTGGGATAGAGCAAGAGGACGTAGTTATTAATTAATATGAAAATCCCAGTAGAACAAGAGATTATACAAGAGGCTATAGACGAATTGTATATTAAAGACTTCTCGAAAGCTACAATTAGAGAAGTAGTGGCCGTTGCAACAAAAATAGAAAAACAAACAGGTTTAGAGTTTATCCATATGGAAATGGGAGTTCCTGGACTTCCTGCCGACGAAATAGGTGTTAATGCCGAAATTAATGCTTTGAAGAATGGTGTAGCATCTATATATCCTGTACTTGATGGACTGCCAGAGTTAAAGAGCGAAGCATCTCGCTTCATCAAAGCATTTATCGACTTAGATATATCTTCTAATGCTTGTATTCCTGTGGTTGGTTCTATGCAAGGAACATTTATGTCGTTCTTAGTTGCCGGACAATGCGACGAGAAGAAAGATACTATTTTGTTTATAGACCCTGGTTTCCCAGTTCAGAAACAACAGGCTGTAGTATTAGGTTATAAATACGAAACATTTGATGTGTATGATTATCGAGGTGATAAACTAAAAGATAAACTCGAATCGTACCTTTCTAAAGGTAATATCGCTTGTGTTATATACTCTAATCCTAACAATCCGGCTTGGTTTTGTCTTAAAGATTCAGAACTAAAAACTATAGGAGACCTTGCTAATAAATACGATACAATAGTTATAGAAGACTTGGCTTATTTCGCTATGGATTTCCGTCGCGACTTAGGAACTCCGTTTGAAGCTCCATTTCAGGTTAGTGTGGGTAAATATACCGATAACTATTTGTTGCTTATCTCTGGCTCTAAAGCATTTAGTTATGCTGGTGAGCGTATCGCTATAGTTGCAATATCTGACAAGCTATATAATCGTAATTACGATGGTTTAATAAAACGTTATGGAAGTGGTACTTTTGGTAGTGTTTTTGTTCACCGTGTGTTTTACGGAATAACAGCGGGAGCTCCTCACGCTGCTCAATATGCTTTGGCTGCTATGATGAAAGCTGCATCCGATGGTAAGTTTCGTTTCTTAGAAGATGTAAAAGAGTATGGAAGAAGAGCTCGTAAGCTAAAAGAGATATTCCTTAAATATGGATTTAAGATTGTTTATGATAATGATTTAGGAGAGGATATTGCTGATGGTTTCTACTTTACTATATCTTATCCAGGAATGACAGGCGGACAACTTATGGCTGCTTTAGTTCCTTATGGTATTACCGCCATATCGTTAGATACAACAGGTAGTAAGCAAGACGGACTTAGAGCTTGTACATCTTTTATTAAAGATAATCAATATGCTTTGCTCGACGAACGATTAGCAGCCTTCGTTAAAGAATTAAGATAATAGTATAGATCTAAACTTTAGTTTGTAAATAATAAGAGGGTGTGTCTAAACGGAGGAAAGACACACCCTCTTGTTGTTTTTATTCTTTTAAAGTATAAATGAATAATATAGGATTATCGTCTTCTTTCATAGTTTTGACAACCTCTTTTACCCTTGATTCAAAATCTTTATTCTTGAAATCTTTATTCGCTAACACATATTTATATATCAATAACATATCAGCAGCGTCTAAATAATCAATAATCTTATTGTCAATTATTTTCTTTACTCTGATTTGCATATCATCAAGTATATCTCCACTGCTATAAGGCTTTTCAGAGTAACGTATTGCTTTCGTCTTTGTGTTGTACAAACAATTATATCCACTTTTAACTGTTTTTATGTTTAGAAATAGATAGTTATTTGTTGCGTTTATGCTATTCAATCCAATTATAGCATTACCTGAATTGTCCTCGTAGAGTTTGTTTATTTCATTTATAGAGTATATAGCACGAGGATCTTTGTATTCAATTTTCCATTCGGCTATTGCATTGTCTTCTCTATTTAATTTGTATATAATATCTTCATTGCCTGAATAAATAATAAGAGCTTCTTGATTATCATTATAAATAGAATATACAGAGCCGTTTAATCCCATACGTTCATAATCTTTATCAAAAGGAAGGTGCGTTTTGTAGGTATAATCAGTAAATGCACGAGAGAATAGCAAGTATTTACCCTTATTACTATTACTATAGTTATTCCAATAATATAGAGTGTTGTTTATCGAAAAAATATCCATAGACCAAATATCATTTAATACTTGTTTTTCTGATATAAAGTTGCCGGATAAGTCGTAGGTTATTTCTTTATTACTTAAATTATCAATTACAAGAATGGAAGAGTCAGTCACGGTCATAGATGTTGGCATTTAGTATCTATCTGTTTTCTCCTAAAAATACAAAGCTGCATTCTTGGTAGTCTTTATATAGATAAGAGATATCTAATAACACTACGAGCCGCAAATTTTGCGGCTCGTAGTGTTATTAAGATTTATCCTCTTAAACGAAAGTTTCAACATTCCACACAAAAGCGTGAATACCTAACATTTCGGCTTCTTTATCTAATTCGTGAATTTTCTGAAGAAGACTATCTACTTTTTCATCTGGGATAACTGCAAGGATAGAAGAGTTAAGAGTAGGCCAGGCGTGGTCGCCATAATGAGGCTGCCCTCCATTAGTGCCTCTGCCTTGAACCTCTTCCCACATAGTGAAACCTCTGATACTCATACGGTCTAAAATTTCAACCAGGCGAGCTTTGTTCGCCTGATTGAATGGAATAAAAACTGCTTTCATTATCTGTTTTTGAATTTATTAGCGTGTTTACGTCTGTTGTTCCTTACTCCGAAAGATGCAAATATAGAATATAATGCAGGAACATATATCAATGTAAGTATAGTAGAGAATGTAAGTCCGAATACGATAGCCACACCCATAGGTTGCCACATTTCAGAACCTGCACCTCTTGGTATTGCTAAAGGAATCATACCTAAAACGGTAGTTGCAGTAGTCATAAGAATAGGACGAAGTCTTGAACGACCACCATCTATAACGGCTTTATCTATCGACATACCACGTTCTCTGTTTAAGTTCATATAGTCGATCATCACAATACCGTTTTTCACAACTATACCCAGAAGCATTACCATACCAATCATACCCATCAAACT contains these protein-coding regions:
- a CDS encoding aspartate/methionine/tyrosine aminotransferase (product_source=COG0436; cath_funfam=3.40.640.10; cog=COG0436; pfam=PF00155; superfamily=53383), with amino-acid sequence MKIPVEQEIIQEAIDELYIKDFSKATIREVVAVATKIEKQTGLEFIHMEMGVPGLPADEIGVNAEINALKNGVASIYPVLDGLPELKSEASRFIKAFIDLDISSNACIPVVGSMQGTFMSFLVAGQCDEKKDTILFIDPGFPVQKQQAVVLGYKYETFDVYDYRGDKLKDKLESYLSKGNIACVIYSNPNNPAWFCLKDSELKTIGDLANKYDTIVIEDLAYFAMDFRRDLGTPFEAPFQVSVGKYTDNYLLLISGSKAFSYAGERIAIVAISDKLYNRNYDGLIKRYGSGTFGSVFVHRVFYGITAGAPHAAQYALAAMMKAASDGKFRFLEDVKEYGRRARKLKEIFLKYGFKIVYDNDLGEDIADGFYFTISYPGMTGGQLMAALVPYGITAISLDTTGSKQDGLRACTSFIKDNQYALLDERLAAFVKELR
- a CDS encoding nitrogen regulatory protein PII (product_source=COG0347; cath_funfam=3.30.70.120; cog=COG0347; superfamily=54913); the protein is MKAVFIPFNQANKARLVEILDRMSIRGFTMWEEVQGRGTNGGQPHYGDHAWPTLNSSILAVIPDEKVDSLLQKIHELDKEAEMLGIHAFVWNVETFV
- a CDS encoding hypothetical protein (product_source=Hypo-rule applied; superfamily=50998), giving the protein MTVTDSSILVIDNLSNKEITYDLSGNFISEKQVLNDIWSMDIFSINNTLYYWNNYSNSNKGKYLLFSRAFTDYTYKTHLPFDKDYERMGLNGSVYSIYNDNQEALIIYSGNEDIIYKLNREDNAIAEWKIEYKDPRAIYSINEINKLYEDNSGNAIIGLNSINATNNYLFLNIKTVKSGYNCLYNTKTKAIRYSEKPYSSGDILDDMQIRVKKIIDNKIIDYLDAADMLLIYKYVLANKDFKNKDFESRVKEVVKTMKEDDNPILFIYTLKE
- a CDS encoding hypothetical protein (product_source=Hypo-rule applied; superfamily=56784) — translated: MTIAVDFDGTIVEHEYPKIGKPIPFAIDVLKKLQQEEQHILILWTMREGALLQEAIDYCEAKGLTFYAHNKNFPKEEYEEGSPRKLGVDLFIDDRNVGGLPDWGVIYRVIKSGRNSFDGIENIMEKSRKQNKKNWLISLGEAWDRARGRSY
- a CDS encoding recombination protein RecR (product_source=KO:K06187; cath_funfam=3.40.1360.10; cog=COG0353; ko=KO:K06187; pfam=PF02132,PF13662; smart=SM00278; superfamily=111304; tigrfam=TIGR00615), with the protein product MYEVIIRNRRRMTNKYPSALLENAVNEFAKLPGIGRKTALRLVLHSLKRSVEEVEAFGNAMINLRNDVNYCKVCHNICDDEVCDICSDPSRDSSLVCVVENIKEVMAIENTGQFRGLYHVLGGIISPMEGIGPSNLEINSLVERVGEDNVKEIILALSTTMEGDTTNFYIYRKLADKDVKVSVIARGVSIGDEIEYADEITLGRSIVNRTNFKDSLKV